The uncultured Sphaerochaeta sp. genome includes the window GATTCCCCTACAACAACCCAAGATCCTTGTTCAGGAGGCTGGTGATAGACTTGGCATATTCGGTTGGACTCTTTCCGTCGACCTTGGAAAACTGCTTGGAGAAGTGGTGGATGGAACTATAGCCAAGCTGGTAGGCGATAGTGGTCATGTTCCCCTTCCCTTCCCTGATCAGCTGTTTTGCTTTTTCTATCCTTAGGCGGGCATACCACTGCATGACACTATTACCTGTTTCATGCTTGAAGATCTGTTGGGCGAGGGAGTTGCTCATTGAGCAGTGATCGCATATGTCGGACAGCCTAAGATTCTCAGCAAGATTATGTTGCATGAAAGAATTTGCCATTTCAAAACGGAAACGCCTGTCCTCCACTTGGGTGGTGTTGAGCAAGGTTCCTTCTTTCTCATTCTGGGAGTTCTGGATGATCAACTCCAAAAGGAATGCCTCAAAATAGTTCTTGATCAATTGCTCGCTCCCAAAGGGCCGAGTGTCACGTAATTCCAACTTGGTGTAGAAAGGATCTGATAAATTTGTTTGGAAGTTCTTCTTCGCTTCATTGATGATGATGGACATCAGGCTCTTGGTCCGTTGGGTAATACGCAGCACCTTGTTCTTGAAATAGTCCATGCTTGGGGAATTGCAGACAAAGGAGATTACCACCAGGCAGGGAGAGATGATCCCATTACACTCCACACTGTGAAATTCATTTGGCTTGTGGAAGATTATCTGCCCCTGCTGAAGCTGATACCTCTCCCGGTCGGTCCCAGCAAATACTACACCCTTATCCACATACAGCAACTCCCAGAAGTTATGTCGCTCTCCTTTGAAGATAAACTTGTGGGGGTATTCAAAATAATGAAAGGTCACAAAATGACTCACATTAAGCTCAATCTTCATAGGGGAGAGGGAAAATCCATCGATGTATTTTGTCATGATTCTAGTATACAAGAGAAAATCATAAACGACAAACATTATGTTTTTTTGGATAAATCCAGCATGAGAAACGGGCTTATACTCGAATTAGATTGCAATTCAAATACGAATTGTTCACACAAAAAGGAGTCAACTATGAAGAAGAAAGGAATGGTTGTTGCACTGTTGGTATTGGCAGTTATCGCCACCCCACTGTTTGCCGGGGGATCTGCAGAAGATGCTGCGGGGAAAAAGACTGTCACCTACTGGTCGATGTGGAATGAAGCTGAGCCACAGGGCCTTGTCATGGCTGAGGCTGCTGAAGCATTTGAAGAAGAGACTGGTATCGAGGTTGAAATCGTCTTCAATGGTCGCGAGATCAGAAAGACCCTGCAACCTGCTCTGGACGCTGGAGAACCGATCGATATCTTTGATGAGGACATCTCCCGTGTTAACTCCACGTGGGGTGAATATCTCCTTCCTTTGGAAGAGTATGTATCCAAGAGCTACCCCACCACAGGTGGTGAGAGCTACAGTGATGCAGTAAGCACTGCATTAATCGATCTTGCTCGTCAGGCAGGTGATGGCACACTCAAGACAGCTCCTTACCAGCCATTTGCTTTTGTGGTTATGTACAACAAGGACCTTTTCAACAAGGCAGGTATCACCGATACACCCAAGACTTGGGCTGAGTTCGAGAACGTTTGCGCAAAACTGGTACAAGCTGGAGTTACCCCCATCACCGTTGATGATGCCTACATGGCAGCATTCTTCGGGTACAACATGGCTCGTCTTGCTGGTTATGAGAGAACCTTGGAAATGGCCAACAACAATGAATTCAACGATCCAGCGGTTCTTGAATTTGGCAAGATCTGGTCAGACTTCGCAAAGAAAGGTTACATCAGCAAAAAAGCAGCCTCCAACATCTATCCTGCAGGACAGATTGAGGAAATTGCCGCAGGAAAGGTTGCAATGTACCTGAATGGCACCTGGCTTCCTAATGAGATCAAGGGCAACGCTCCAAACTTCAACTGGGGTGCATTCGCATGGCCTGAAATGGGACCGAACGGAAATGGTACTGAGGCAAACAACTATGGAGCACAGTGCTTCGGTATAAATGCTAATTCTCAGGTTCCAGACGAAGCCTTCCAGTTCATCGTCTACCTAACCACTGGGGAGTGGGACTCCAAATTGGCAAAGGAAAGCCTTGGTGTACCGATGGGCAAGAACAGCACCTGGCCAAAGCAAACGGCTGAAGCCAAGACCATCATCGACAATACCACCACATGGATGACTTGGGCTGCTGGAATGGAAAATCTTGCGGACGTCAATGCAAAGATCAAGGAGAACTTCTCCAAGCTCATCCTTGGCTCTTTGAATGCTGAACAGTTCTACGCTGCAATGAATAAATAGGGCTTATACACTACGCCCTCTGAAACACCATGTTTTAGGGGGCGTTCATTTCTCAAAGGTACCATTATGAAAAAGAATCGCATGATGATCATCATCTTTCTCACCCCGGCCATGATCTGCTACCTGTTGGTATTCTTGTATCCCTCGATCCGGACAACCATCATGAGCTTTTTTGCCGTCGAGTCTGTATCAGATCCGATTTCAACCTGGAGTTTCAACGGGTTGGAAAACTACCGGACCCTGTTCAACACAGCTATTTTTAGACAATCGATGCGTAATATTGCAAGTATCTGGCTTGTTGGTGGTATAGGGGTAATGGTCACCGCACTGTTCTTCGCTGTATCCCTTACCAACGGGATGAAGTTTGCAAAATTCTTCAGGAGCGTCATATACCTCCCCAATGTAGTATCGGCAATTGCGATGGGAACCATGTGGATCAACTACGTCTATAACTCTTCCTATGGTTTGCTTCACGATATCTTTGCAACACTAGGGATGACGACACATTCTGAGACCCTCTGGACAGGGCCGGACAAACTCTTCTGGTCCATGCTGGTCGCCTACTCGTTCGGCATGGTTGGGTACCATATGCTGATTTTCATGGCAAGCATTGAACAAATACCCAAGGATTATATGGAAGCAGCACAGATAGAAGGGGCAAATGTCTTCCAGCGTTTCTTCCATATCACCCTGCCGTTCCTACGGGGTTGTTTTAGGACAAACATCGTTATGTGGACCGTTTTTACTGTTGCCTTCTTTGTCTGGGGCCAGTTATTCAGCCCGGTCAACCTCTCCAATGCAACGGTAGCACCTATGAACTATATGTATGAAATCGTATTTGGATCTTCGGCAAGTACCACCACCGTTAGGGATAGTGGAGCAGGTGCAGCAGTTGGAGTTATCATGATGATTATTGTCATCATCGCCTTTTCAGCAACCAACCTCATCGTCAAGAACGATGATGTGGAACTATAGGAGGGAGTCATGGCCAAAAAACTTCGTTCACTCGACCATCATACACAAGTTAGACTGATCCCTTCCTACGTCTTGGTAGTTACATGGGTAATCTTTACCTTCGTACTCATTGGCTGGGTATTCTTTGCTTCTTTTTCAACCAGTCAGGAAATATTCAGTGATTCCATGTTCAAGTTTGAGTCAGGGTTCCATTTCGAGAACTATATTCGTGCCTGGAACACACAAAAAGTATCGGTGTATTTCATGAACTCGTTGATGTACACCGTGGTATCCTGTACTTCAATCATCCTCATTGCTTCCCCGGCAGCCTATGTATTGAGCCGGTTCAAGTTCAGGGGAAATCTTTCCATCCAGAGCCTTCTTGCCTCAGCATTGGGAATCCCTGCGATTATGATCGTCATGCCACTGTTCAGCCTCGTAAGCCGACTACGCCTGACAAACAACCGTTGGTTGCTTATATTCCTCTATATTGCCATGAATGTTCCTTTCACCACCTTCTTCCTGCTTGCATTCTTCAAGAGC containing:
- a CDS encoding carbohydrate ABC transporter permease codes for the protein MAKKLRSLDHHTQVRLIPSYVLVVTWVIFTFVLIGWVFFASFSTSQEIFSDSMFKFESGFHFENYIRAWNTQKVSVYFMNSLMYTVVSCTSIILIASPAAYVLSRFKFRGNLSIQSLLASALGIPAIMIVMPLFSLVSRLRLTNNRWLLIFLYIAMNVPFTTFFLLAFFKSLSTTYEEAAYIDGCSPMGTFWRIMFPLVQPGIITVTVFNFITIWNEYFMSMIFANKPKVRPVSVGLFNMIQAMRYTGDWGGMFASVVIVFLPTFLLYIFLSERIIQGVTAGAIKG
- a CDS encoding sugar ABC transporter permease, which encodes MKKNRMMIIIFLTPAMICYLLVFLYPSIRTTIMSFFAVESVSDPISTWSFNGLENYRTLFNTAIFRQSMRNIASIWLVGGIGVMVTALFFAVSLTNGMKFAKFFRSVIYLPNVVSAIAMGTMWINYVYNSSYGLLHDIFATLGMTTHSETLWTGPDKLFWSMLVAYSFGMVGYHMLIFMASIEQIPKDYMEAAQIEGANVFQRFFHITLPFLRGCFRTNIVMWTVFTVAFFVWGQLFSPVNLSNATVAPMNYMYEIVFGSSASTTTVRDSGAGAAVGVIMMIIVIIAFSATNLIVKNDDVEL
- a CDS encoding AraC family transcriptional regulator encodes the protein MTKYIDGFSLSPMKIELNVSHFVTFHYFEYPHKFIFKGERHNFWELLYVDKGVVFAGTDRERYQLQQGQIIFHKPNEFHSVECNGIISPCLVVISFVCNSPSMDYFKNKVLRITQRTKSLMSIIINEAKKNFQTNLSDPFYTKLELRDTRPFGSEQLIKNYFEAFLLELIIQNSQNEKEGTLLNTTQVEDRRFRFEMANSFMQHNLAENLRLSDICDHCSMSNSLAQQIFKHETGNSVMQWYARLRIEKAKQLIREGKGNMTTIAYQLGYSSIHHFSKQFSKVDGKSPTEYAKSITSLLNKDLGLL
- a CDS encoding ABC transporter substrate-binding protein, translated to MKKKGMVVALLVLAVIATPLFAGGSAEDAAGKKTVTYWSMWNEAEPQGLVMAEAAEAFEEETGIEVEIVFNGREIRKTLQPALDAGEPIDIFDEDISRVNSTWGEYLLPLEEYVSKSYPTTGGESYSDAVSTALIDLARQAGDGTLKTAPYQPFAFVVMYNKDLFNKAGITDTPKTWAEFENVCAKLVQAGVTPITVDDAYMAAFFGYNMARLAGYERTLEMANNNEFNDPAVLEFGKIWSDFAKKGYISKKAASNIYPAGQIEEIAAGKVAMYLNGTWLPNEIKGNAPNFNWGAFAWPEMGPNGNGTEANNYGAQCFGINANSQVPDEAFQFIVYLTTGEWDSKLAKESLGVPMGKNSTWPKQTAEAKTIIDNTTTWMTWAAGMENLADVNAKIKENFSKLILGSLNAEQFYAAMNK